In Saccharothrix syringae, the following are encoded in one genomic region:
- a CDS encoding cytochrome P450 family protein encodes MTRQDDLRALLGDPRVSKDPRQHWPAYTSGAISEDWPLHLWVSVQNMFTAYGGDHRRLRSLVAKAFTARRVAAMRPWIERITERLLDELDAAEQPVDLRERFAYPIPIEVICQLFGVADGAREDLREVVDGVFDTTITAEAAQANAVRLYGIMHELVAAKRENPGDDLTSGLIAVREDDGSRLEEAELVDTLILVISAGYETTVNLLDQAITALLTHPEQLAAVRAGTVGWADVIEETLRWQAPVANLPLRYAVEDVEVGGVVIRKGEAILAAYAAAGRDRSVHGESADEFDATRADKTHLAFGHGVHYCLGSPLARLEAEVALPALFARFPGMELAVAPHELRPSQSFISNGHESLPVRLK; translated from the coding sequence GTGACCCGCCAGGACGACCTGCGCGCGCTGCTCGGCGACCCGCGGGTCTCCAAGGACCCGCGGCAGCACTGGCCCGCCTACACCAGCGGCGCGATCTCCGAGGACTGGCCGCTGCACCTGTGGGTGTCGGTGCAGAACATGTTCACCGCGTACGGCGGCGACCACCGGCGCCTGCGCTCGCTGGTGGCCAAGGCGTTCACGGCGCGGCGCGTGGCGGCGATGCGGCCGTGGATCGAGCGGATCACCGAGCGGCTGCTGGACGAGCTGGACGCGGCGGAGCAGCCGGTGGACCTGCGGGAGCGGTTCGCCTACCCGATCCCGATCGAGGTCATCTGCCAGCTGTTCGGCGTGGCGGACGGGGCGCGCGAGGACCTGCGTGAGGTCGTCGACGGCGTCTTCGACACCACGATCACCGCAGAAGCGGCCCAGGCGAACGCCGTGCGGCTCTACGGGATCATGCACGAGCTGGTCGCGGCGAAGCGGGAGAACCCCGGTGACGACCTGACCAGCGGCCTGATCGCGGTGCGCGAGGACGACGGGTCCAGGCTGGAGGAAGCCGAGCTGGTCGACACGCTCATCCTGGTGATCTCGGCGGGCTACGAGACCACGGTGAACCTGCTCGACCAGGCGATCACCGCCCTGCTGACCCACCCGGAGCAGCTGGCCGCGGTCCGCGCGGGGACCGTCGGCTGGGCGGACGTGATCGAGGAGACCCTGCGCTGGCAGGCGCCCGTGGCGAACCTGCCCCTGCGGTACGCGGTGGAGGACGTCGAGGTCGGCGGCGTGGTCATCCGCAAGGGCGAGGCGATCCTGGCGGCCTACGCGGCGGCGGGCCGGGACCGGTCGGTGCACGGTGAGTCCGCCGACGAGTTCGACGCCACCAGGGCCGACAAGACCCACCTGGCCTTCGGCCACGGCGTCCACTACTGCCTGGGCTCGCCCCTGGCCCGGCTGGAGGCCGAGGTCGCCCTGCCGGCCCTGTTCGCCCGGTTCCCGGGGATGGAGCTGGCCGTGGCGCCGCACGAGCTGCGGCCGAGCCAGTCCTTCATCTCCAACGGCCACGAGTCGCTGCCGGTGCGGCTGAAGTGA
- a CDS encoding cytochrome P450, with the protein MTSQAAPGQSCPAHRDRMPLHGPGFAADPAATYRALREHGPVAPVELAPGVPATLVVGYSAALDVLRNPNAFPRDPRRWQAKMPPDCPVLPMMMYRPNCLFADGAAHARLRAVVTDSLARVDPNALRGQVEATADLLIARFAGNGEADLLGEYAKLLPLMMFNHLYGCPRELGDRLVVAMRNIFDMVEPEQANAELTQCMLELVALKRQRPGQDMPSWMMAHPARLTDEELIHQLVLLMGAGTEPEQNLIANAIRLLLADDRFAGDLSGGSLPVEEALDEVLWTDPPMANYSASYPVEDTDFAGVRLPAAEPVVISFAAANNDPVLAGQQRSGNRAHLAWSAGVHSCPAQQPARLIASVAMEKILDALPDMRLAVPVDELVWRPGPFHRALTALPVRFTPVSVPVQPDEFPGEDRWNAQPTTPAPSTDPHPSTPSPSTPSPSTPSSSTRPVGTSTPSPRPSPRGDRRRWWNSLAGFLRGR; encoded by the coding sequence GTGACCTCGCAAGCCGCCCCGGGGCAGTCCTGTCCCGCGCACCGCGACCGGATGCCCCTGCACGGCCCCGGGTTCGCCGCCGACCCGGCCGCGACCTACCGGGCCCTGCGCGAGCACGGGCCGGTCGCGCCGGTCGAGCTGGCGCCCGGCGTGCCCGCCACCCTCGTGGTGGGCTACTCCGCCGCGCTGGACGTGCTGCGCAACCCCAACGCGTTCCCGCGCGACCCGCGGCGGTGGCAGGCGAAGATGCCGCCGGACTGCCCGGTGCTGCCGATGATGATGTACCGGCCCAACTGCCTGTTCGCCGACGGCGCGGCCCACGCGCGGCTGCGCGCCGTGGTCACCGACAGCCTCGCGCGGGTCGACCCGAACGCGCTGCGCGGCCAGGTCGAGGCGACCGCGGACCTGCTGATCGCGCGGTTCGCCGGCAACGGCGAGGCCGACCTGCTCGGCGAGTACGCGAAGCTGCTGCCGCTGATGATGTTCAACCACCTCTACGGCTGCCCGCGGGAGCTGGGCGACCGGCTGGTGGTGGCCATGCGCAACATCTTCGACATGGTCGAGCCGGAGCAGGCCAACGCCGAGCTGACGCAGTGCATGCTGGAGCTGGTCGCGCTCAAGCGGCAGCGGCCCGGCCAGGACATGCCCTCGTGGATGATGGCCCACCCGGCGCGGCTGACCGACGAGGAGCTGATCCACCAGCTCGTGCTGCTCATGGGCGCGGGCACCGAACCCGAGCAGAACCTGATCGCCAACGCCATCCGGCTGCTGCTGGCCGACGACCGGTTCGCGGGCGACCTCTCCGGCGGCAGCCTGCCGGTCGAGGAGGCGCTGGACGAGGTGCTGTGGACCGACCCGCCGATGGCGAACTACTCGGCGAGCTACCCGGTCGAGGACACCGACTTCGCCGGTGTCCGGCTGCCCGCCGCCGAACCGGTGGTGATCAGCTTCGCCGCCGCGAACAACGACCCCGTGCTGGCCGGCCAGCAGCGCTCGGGCAACCGGGCCCACCTGGCCTGGAGCGCGGGCGTGCACTCCTGCCCGGCCCAGCAGCCCGCCCGGCTGATCGCGTCGGTGGCGATGGAGAAGATCCTCGACGCCCTGCCCGACATGCGGCTGGCCGTGCCCGTCGACGAGCTGGTCTGGCGACCCGGCCCGTTCCACCGCGCGCTCACCGCGCTCCCCGTGCGTTTCACCCCGGTATCCGTGCCCGTCCAGCCCGACGAGTTCCCTGGAGAAGACCGATGGAACGCACAGCCGACCACCCCGGCTCCCTCGACCGACCCACACCCGTCGACCCCGTCGCCCTCGACCCCGTCGCCCTCGACCCCGTCGTCCTCGACCCGACCGGTCGGGACATCCACGCCGAGTCCGCGGCCATCGCCGCGCGGGGACCGGCGACGCTGGTGGAACTCCCTGGCCGGGTTCTTGCGTGGTCGGTGA
- a CDS encoding GTP-binding protein has protein sequence MASAPASDGVYLRDTVRTAVKLLVVGPFAVGKTTFVGTLSEIRPLRTEETMTQAGALVDDLAGVDGKSTTTVALDFGRLTLSDELVLYLFGAPGQQRFIPIWKDIAHGALGALVLTDTRRLEQSFEVMGLLEELGIPYSVAVNTFDGAPAFPGEELRDALDLLPETPLVSCDARDATSSTRALVTLVEYLLTRNQENA, from the coding sequence ATGGCCTCCGCGCCCGCCTCTGACGGCGTCTACCTGCGCGACACCGTGCGGACGGCGGTGAAACTGCTGGTCGTGGGTCCCTTCGCGGTCGGCAAGACCACCTTCGTCGGCACCCTGTCGGAGATCCGCCCGCTGCGCACCGAGGAGACGATGACGCAGGCCGGCGCCCTCGTCGACGACCTCGCCGGGGTCGACGGCAAGTCCACCACCACGGTGGCGCTGGACTTCGGCCGGCTGACGCTGAGCGACGAGCTGGTGCTCTACCTGTTCGGCGCGCCCGGCCAGCAGCGGTTCATCCCGATCTGGAAGGACATCGCCCACGGCGCGCTCGGCGCGCTGGTGCTCACCGACACCCGCCGCCTGGAGCAGTCCTTCGAGGTGATGGGCCTGCTGGAGGAGCTGGGCATCCCCTACTCGGTGGCGGTCAACACCTTCGACGGAGCGCCCGCCTTCCCCGGCGAGGAGCTGCGGGACGCGCTGGACCTGCTGCCCGAGACCCCGCTGGTGTCCTGCGACGCCCGCGACGCGACCTCGTCCACGCGGGCGCTCGTCACCCTCGTCGAGTACCTGCTGACCCGCAACCAGGAGAACGCGTGA
- a CDS encoding DUF742 domain-containing protein produces the protein MSGERRLRGLVRPYVVTGGRAHASRNTLDAVTVVIATREQVSGLSPEKKRLMELCRGGALSVAEIAAHLSLPISVTKVLLSDLVDSGHIATHAAVSHTARPDVKLLKDVLDGLRARL, from the coding sequence GTGAGCGGCGAGAGGCGGTTACGCGGCCTGGTCCGGCCGTACGTGGTGACCGGCGGCCGGGCCCACGCCAGCCGCAACACCCTCGACGCGGTCACGGTCGTGATCGCCACCCGCGAGCAGGTCTCCGGGCTGTCGCCGGAGAAGAAGCGGCTGATGGAGCTGTGCCGCGGCGGCGCGCTGTCGGTGGCCGAGATCGCCGCGCACCTCTCGCTGCCGATCAGCGTGACCAAGGTGCTGCTGTCCGACCTGGTCGACAGCGGTCACATCGCCACGCACGCCGCGGTCTCGCACACCGCCCGCCCCGACGTGAAGCTGCTGAAGGACGTGCTCGATGGCCTCCGCGCCCGCCTCTGA